cccatattttttaattaaataaaatgctgactggattgccacgcgtgcaccacgttggacaaaaccgctctggattgggtcgagggaggtaatttgtccggtattaaaagtttagggtgaaCGATGACCGATTTTCAAGTtttggggggtaattcggacgatcGCGATAGTTCgagagggtaattcgtacttttcctAATACTAATATCGACTCCACAGTAATTGTCTTTCCATGATAGACATGGGTAAGATTACGGTGTGTTCTGTTCATcacaccctttttttttctaggggtCTGTTCACTTTATGGCCAAAATTAACCATACCAAGTTTTGGCGTTTACAAAATTTGGAAAGCTAACAATCCAAACATTGCCAAAAATTGTCTCCACTACCAAAGTTTGGTAAATCTAAAATCTTCCTCtcacaaaaacttaaaaaaaaactaaacatagtCTATACTTGTCAActttaccaattttttttgtagtgccaaaatttagtaacttTAATTtaggcatcaaagtgaacaaccCCTAAGTCTTTATCACTCTTCTAGCTGCAAGGCTACTCTTCCGGAAAACTCAATTCATTCCGGTATATCTTCTTATTTTTGCATGTTACTTAAAATGTcatcaaaaaatttgaaaaaaattagtaggATAGATTAATttgtgatatgtcacttcacaaatatgcaaTTTCAAATTCAACATATACAAGTAGAAATAAAGATAACAAATTTGACAATGAATAGAACGCGTAATTCAcggttaaatttgttatttttatttcgaattatataagttaaattttagcttGCATGTTTGAAAAAAGATACTCATGTATGTATTgatctatttaaaaataataattttttaaacgaCATGCACAACAAGAGAACGTCCCCGAGGAAAAAAATCCACTTCCTATACTCTGTGACATCAGTTGCTATATTATATTCCTATTCCTAGTCGGAGTTGTAGTAGCGTTTCAGTTCGTAGAGTCCGAGTCAGCTTCCAGATCGCTCATATATATGCCGCGTGTTTCGTAACCGTCAGTGAAACCCTTCGCgcgaagcaaagcaaagcaaagcaaaaccTTTTTTCCCGCCAAGAAACctcaatggcggcggcgaagatggCGGGGCTGACGCCGGGGTTCAAGTTCGAGCCGAGCGACGAGCAGCTCGTGCAGTTCTTCCTCCTGCCCTACCTGCGCGAGCTGCCGGTGCCCCTGGGCGGCCTCGTCATCCGGGACGACCCGAGGAGCGTGCCGCCATGGAAGCTCTTCGCGCGCAACGGCCggggcgacgaggaggacgccTACTTCCTCGCGCCAGCCGACGGCGAGGGCCGGCAGGCGCGCAcctgcgacggcggccgcggcaggtGGATCACCCAGCGGCTGGAGCGCACGGGCAACctgcggctcgccggcggcggcggcagcggcgaggccgTCGTGTTCGAGAAGCACAGGCTCAACTACCACGCCGGCGAGGGGCGGTGCGGCAGCACGGGGTGGGTGATGCACGAGTACGCCGTCGTCAAGCCCGCGGCGCTCGGCGCCCGCCACAGGGCGTGCCACATCGCCTTCACCGGCCACGGCCAGAAGCGGAAGCGCGTGCCCGACGGCTACGTCGACGTCGAGGACGACGGCAGCAAGGCCAGCACcaacgcggccgccgccgtccctccttcctcgacggcggcgatgtcggcgtgCCCATCGAATGTCACCTATAACCAAGGGTGCCATATCTCGCCGGAGCAGAGCATCGAACAGCACTTCCCCGCGGAGCATAATAATATCCAAATCCAACAGCAAGCTTACTACCAATCACAAGACCACGAGCAGTGCCAGTACAGCGACGAAGAAAAATACCTGTTGCAGCAGATCAAGCAAGAACAATACTACTATAACCAGCAAAACTGCTTCTTGCCAGGCCAAGGCAACCAAGAACTGTACTACAACGACGAGCAGCAGCAAATATTCTCGTTGCCGGAGCATCAGTGCAGCCAAGAACAGTACTGCCATCACGACGACCAGCAAGACTGCGTCTTGCCGGAGCAACACAGCCAAGAACTACACGGGTACAACAACGAAGAACAAGGATACCTCTTGCCGCCGGAGCCGATCGACCAGGAGGAACAAGCCCtcttcgtcggcggcgagccgcaGATGAACAACAACCCTTGACGTCAACCCCGCGGCAGGCTCTTCTTGATTATGATGATGGGAAGCTCCTGCCGCCGGTCGGCGTCAACGGCGCCATCGCGATCCCGCCGCAGGACGCCGCCGTGGCgtccaacgacgacgacggtgggcAGGCTACGGAAGCGCCGGCTGCGAAGATGAcggcggaggagaagaagtGGTTCATGGAAGAGTTATTGACCGAGGGCTGTTGGTCTGGACCTCTTCTCTTCGACCAACCGTACTACAGTAGTGCGCTGAAGAATTGAAGTAGAACCAACGATCACATACAGCACTCGATCCGTATACCGCCGGCCCGAGGAGGGGCTGGAGGAGCTGGTTGACAAGGATCGAAATCAACTTAGTGATGAATGTTTGAGTAgatatatgttaattaatttatctgTAATTTTATGGTGTAACTTAAACTAGCGCCAAGCGTTGTCACGCTGAAATGAACGCAGATCTAGCTTACACATCAATTTACTTGTTTCCGCTTTTATAAGAGAGAATATACATACTTGTGAGTTTCATGAACGTACGTATTTTCGACAAAACACCAATTAAACCTTATATATATGTAGGTACGTACTCTTCAGAGCAACATATTGACTCTGGTTTTGAATCCAACTATAAAGGTGTGAAAAGGATATGGTGACTATTCACGTTGCATGCCAGAACTTGGAGATAACCGCCATGTAAATTTTCATCAACTTGAGATTTAACAATAGGATTATATTGTTTTTTTGAATAAGTGTCTCTCtcactgctggagaaaggggatttagtcccggttgggaaccccctATACTCCCGGTTATACAACCGTGAccacgaatccgggactaaagatactcatatttagtcccgggtgaaaacaccaaccaggactaaaaatagagCCAAGCTAAGTCcggttgcttttttttttccttctttcattgtttttaacattgaatattgatttcactccattcCCAAATCGTAAAATTCCAAATCAAtcatcacatcacaaatcaaaagGATCCTCTTCATatcctcaaatcgatcatctccaaatacatcacaaattctttaCAAAATACATCaagttctaaaaaattcatcacaaatacatcataTATTCACATCACGCACAAATTATATACATCTCAGAtacgaatcacaaattctaaaacaAAACAATCTCAGAGGCGTTGCCCGCCTGCCGCGCTGGCCATTGTCGCGGAcgcccgccgccacgccgaCCGGCCGCTACCGCGCCACCCTCCGCGTCGCGCTGGCTGCCTCCACCACCCTCGCGCCGCGCCAGGCCGCTGCTGCGcgggctgccgctgccgcccccgCGCCGCTTCGCTACTGCCTCTTTGCTACCATTGCCGTCTCTGCGAGGAAAGAGTGGATAAGAgcaagaaaagaggagaggataagagcgAGGAGGGAGATAAGGAGAAAGACTTTGCGATAGAGGATTTGAGAATAAGTCCTAAGGATTATATACGACGGGTTGAATTTTAGTCcaggttggtattaccaaccaggATTAAAGTTCTACATaatctttaccaaccgggactaaagattctcgACCCCCTGACAGgcctctgacaggggatgaaccgggactaaagatcaagaaAAACCATGGTCGGAGCTACTCTTCCTAGCCTCAACTGAGAAGTAAATATGAGATCACCTATATAAGTGAATATTTGAGAACTTTTATCTATACTTCAGAAACCCACAAACTCATATATGTTCAACTTGATTTACAgcacataatatatatatatatatatataatagatattttTGAAGTGCAAAATATGAATATCACTATTTTGAACATATTTTGACCTGAGAAATTGAAGACGActaaacttcaaccaaaattcttttttttttttttttttacaatgggCCTCGTATTTGTTTTTTCGCCGGACGGGGCCATCGTATAAATGTGCCGAGGTTTATCTAAAACACCATTCCATTTGGAGCAATACGATTAGATGGGCATTTATACACCTCATCTCATTGCACCAAATCACATTCAGCggtataattttaaaaaaaatccaatatcCACATTGCAAAAAATATACTTTAGAAGTAAGGCTAACCTGTTCGGTCAGTTACCTTGTGACGCAGAGAACTATTGCTCTTGGTGACATACCCAAATGTTGCTTCATCATGAGGCAATACCTATAGAAATGAAATGACGGAGCAACAAACGCAAATAAGCACCGATAATCCTGCATGTAACATATTTGGGGTTCTAAGACATCTCAGATCATTCATATGCTATGCCATCCACGGCAATCTGAATTATATTTGCTAAAACCTCAACACAAGTGAGACCACATAAATCCTACATCCAAGTAAAGGAAATGCAGTACTAACTTCACAGTTTCACACGCTAGAATGTAAAGTCTACTAGTAATAAGTAACTAAAGAATGCACAGTTAATCTTTCATAAACAGAACCAGGTGCATCTGCTGTGATGTATCTTCGAGCTAAGATCATGCCGGCGGAAAAATTAACCAAAAATCCACACCGCCCAGTTCCAACATATAAGCAAAATGTAGATTTTGTAGATTGCTGTAGTGCAAATCCCAATTTACAAGTAAAcaatatataggaaaatttagttttttttatcatgcacTCAACATTTGCTACAGATGGCTGAATCATCTGAAATGAATAGCATGAGGAATTCAATTGCACTCCTGCTAGATTCAATGCACGACGTCCGTGCGTTAATCCTTTGCAAAGCCCAAGCAAGCAAGTATCGGACATGACGCATGAATCTAGAAGCAGCCATTTGCAAGAAGAAGAGTACCATGGAGCACCAAGAAGAAGAATAGCTAGGGAGGCCCCAGAATCAAAGTATCTGAAGAACATGGAGTGACCGGCACCATTCTGCCGCTGCGCGTGGCTGCTTCGATGACAGCTTAGCCTTTCTCATCTTGATCGATGGGGGCACGACAACGTGTAGCGGGGATGCGCATGGGGAAGTGGCGCGGCAAGGAAGGGATGGGGACGCTAGGGAGGGAGGCAACGTAGTGGATGAtgggggcgcggcggtggcatcGTGGATACGGACGAGCAggagcggcggacggcggcgatgcaGAGCGCAGGGGTCTCGACGGTGGAGGTGGGTTGGAAGCGCGGTGAACAGGAGGGGGGGCACCACGATGGGGGCATCGCGATGTGTGTTGCGGAGGATTTCGTGCGATGACGGAGTTCCTGGTGGAGGGAGGTTAGGTTTAGGGTTTGTAGCGTGATGGAGGGGTCGGGGAAGGAGGGATGCGATctgggtggggggagggggtgtggggggggggggcacagGAGTGGGTGGATGCTAGGGGCGGCGTTGGCGGGAAGGGGGGATGCGGTctgggtggggggagggggtgtgGGGGGCGCAAGAGTGGGTGAATGCTAGGGGCGGCGTTGGCGGATACCGTTGAATGCAAATCATCGGATCATTTTTGATTGTTGGATGTGTCACACGATGAATGATCGTAAAACCACTTATTGAGATATAGGGTCGATTTAGTTAAgaatattatgatttttttaaaccttagggcccctttaaatcataggaatgaaaaaacaggggaataggaaaaacacaggattctgataggaatacaattgtaaaacagaggaaaaacacaggaatggccgtttgattggatcacaggaaaacacaggaatcagatgagagagatagactcagaggaaATGTCCAAGATGTTAGACCTCATGCTttatttcctccaaaatgtgcataggattacccattccataggaattttgaaggattggataggattcaatactttgtttcaaagggcttcataggattttttttccataggattgaaatcctccaaaatttttacatttttcctacaaatcaaaggggcccttaatatatattaaattaacTAGAACGATAACTCATACTAATATAGAGTACTTTATTTTCTTGAGGGGACTTGGGGTTGGTTTGgattgaggcctaaattagacttaccaatatttgataattttagtagtgtttagtgtttatttggtttgaagccaaattttgacgtgcctaagaaaatagtccatttcaatagtgaacttaaactattttggcttcaatccaaacacaactttaccttaccaaaattagttaTACTAAAACTTACtaaacaaaatttgataaggtctATTTAGGCCACAGACCAAACCAACCTGATCTTACTCGGTCAATTACTGCAACGGTAAGGAGCACAGGCAAGGCGACAGCCGACAAGGCAGCCGGGCCGCACGTGACACCCGCACCCGCCGGTCCGGACCTGAAACCCAATCGTCTATATAATCCCCTTGGCGTCCGACGAATTACCCTTTTGCCCCTCCAATAATTCTGCCCCTTGTCCGCACGCACGCGCCCAGCTCAGCTcggccccctcccctccccgctcccACCGCCTCCCGAATCCGGCCTCCAAATCTCGGCGGGATCCGCCGCGCGGCCGCACGGATTCGCCTACCGGAGCCGCGGCTCTGTCGGCGCGGGGGCGGGAGAAGGGGGGCCTGCTCCGGCCCGGGGGACGCCGGATCTGGGTCGGGGGGTTTCTCTTCGGGCTCGGAGGAGGAAGGGCAAGTCACGGTGGCgttagtggtggtggtggttgcagcggcggcggttgaTTTGTGGGTGTGATTCGTGGGCTTCTTGTTGTCGGTGTGCCTGGTGCTGGTGACGCGCCATGGATTACAACCCCGTGGACAGCAGCGGTGAGCGCATTAGATTTgggtggctagggttttttttttttttgttttgctactTTCTTAGCTTGGAATAGGCTACGCTTTTGGGAAGAATTAGTGTGAGGATTGGCATTATTAGGGCATTTTCTCCTGTTATCTTGTTTTACTGTACTGttttttcttccatttcttGCAGATTGTTAGTGCTTGTTCACTAGCTTGCTGGAATTTGTTTATCCTAGTAGGTTATTATGGGCAAATCTCGATGATAGGTTATTGTTTTCAGCTACTTGTTTGCTGCAGAGGTCGTAACTTTGGGGTTGTTAGTGAATGCTGAGTTGAATGCTTCGTTAGGATTAGTTTTGGAGCTTCTTTTACAGGTTTCTGCCAAGAGAAGGTTACCATTGTTGTTCTAAGAAAATGTTCGATGCGACACTGCAGGCTTTATCTAATAGTAGTAGTATGAGTGTAATGGTTGCTCCCTGATTTGATCTGCGGTGTTTCTAGCAGCTGATGTGTTGATGGTTCCATTGCTACTTGTTATTGAATTTTACAGGAGCATAGCTCGTGATCAGCACAAATGTTCTATAGCTTGCACAAACAAGTCAACATGATATTCTTAACATAATTTACAGTTCAGTAACACGTGTGTGTATATTAGAGCTCTTTTTCTTTCAGTATAATTTTAGTACCATATGCCATTGTGTCTGGGTTTCAGTTCAGCTAAATGGTTGTACAATCATTAATAAATAGCTAAACCCTTAACTTGTGAGCATATTATCTTTCATTTCCAATTTGATTTGTGGTGCTCAATTGACTAGCATGTGAAATGGTTGTACAATCATTAAGAAATAGCTAAACCCTTAACTTGTGAGCATATAATCTTATCAGTAACTGGCTTAAATCAGTCTAaatgtataataaaaaaatcgaGATTGTGTGCTAAGCAATTTATTATTTGTTGCAGGAACTGATGATGATCTTCCACCAACATATCAGAACAGAGGTGTAAGAGGCAGTGGACGTGTTAGTGGTAATGGGAGAGATATTGTTAGCGCTGTTCCATATAATAGAACTAAGCCACAGACAGATATGGAAACACAAATTCATCAGCTTGAGCAAGATGCATATTGTTCTGTTCTTCGTGCATTTAAAGCACAATCTGATGCTATTTCATGGGTAAAACACCACTTAACTCCGTcattcttcatcttcatttggTGTAATCATTAGCAGTTCTTTTTCCGCAAAACTGACCAAAAGACAAATTTGAATTCAACTTCTAGGAAAAGGAAGGTCTTATCACTGAACTTAGAAAGGAACTTAGAGTGTCTGACAAAGAGCACAGGGAGTTGTTAAACAGAGTGAACGGTGATGATATCATTCAAAGAATAAGGTATAATATTGGGCAGATACCCATTTTTAATGGCACAATGCATCTTTTGTTTTCTTAACTTCAGACATTTTTATTCAAGGGAATGGAGAGAGACAAAAGGTGGGCTTCAGGCAGATATGGTGAATAATGCTCAACGTTCACATGATCGCATGCCCAGCCCTACCACCTCCGCTCGCAAGAGGCAGAAGACGTCACAATCCATCCCTTCTGCTTCTGTACCTGTACCATCTCCTGCTGTGCATTCACAGACACTGACTGCCCCAATGCAACCATTGTCATCAGCAACAAAAAAAGTAGCTCCACCTGGTACAAAAGGCAAAAAGACTAAGCCAGTAAGTGATGGTTGAAATCTGCTGAGACAAACCCTAAGACTTCTCTAATTGTGATGTTGTAATATGaccttatttatttgtttttttttttttttgcaattttgctTGAAGGGCCAGAAGATACCAGGTGGCTCTGCAGTCAAGACCATGTCTTCTGCTGGCCCTAGTGGTAGGGGACCAATTATGAATAAGAACCTATCAGGTGGTCTTCCTACTGAACCAATATCAGTAAATCCATTAATCGGACGGAAGGTCATGACTCGGTGGCCTGATGATAATAGCTTTTATGAGGCTGTTATAACTGACTATGATCCACAGCTGGTATGTTTTATTCATACGTGATTAAATTTATCTTTGTTTGAAGTACTTCTGATGTCTGTTCTCATTAATCATAGGATCGTTATGCACTGGTTTATGACATAAATACAGCAGATGAAACCTGGGAGTGGGTTGACTTTAAAGAGGTAAATTCCCTTTTATTATGATTGACTTCTGATACTTCACGACTTAGTTTGCTGTTGGTATggtactaaggctgtgttcgtttggtGAGGTTGGGAACTCAGCTCCTCTGCACGCAAAACGGAGCGactcattagcgcatgattaattaagtatttgctattttcttgaaaaatgaattaatatgattttttaaagcaactttcgtatagaaactttttgcaaaaagtgcaccatttagcagtttgaaaagcgtgcgcgtggaaaatgaggGTGGTGAGTTGGGAACTCTCTCAAAGGAACACAGCCTAATGCACCAACGAAATACGAACTTTGCAAAAGCTAGAAAAATGACATGTCATgacatttaaaatttaagtgGGAAACTATTGTTTATAGCTTGGTATCTATGTAGTTATATAATTAATATGGAAAACTATGTTTGTTATATGGATGCTTTTTTACCTTCAAGTGGATAGAACAAGAAGATGATTGTTATATGTTTTCATCTTGTTATAACCTATTCCCTCTGTTCCTCTTTAATTTTCACCATGCACAAGACACAAATACTGATACTTAGCATTTTCCCTATATATGACTAAAATGCCCTTTGctttattttattggtaaaaGTACAGAAGGTGCACTGCTCAACGTTTTACATGCTTCTACCGCTGTACTAATGGTGCCTGGCTAGGTACAACAAATTAAAAATCAGATACTAGAAGCACCCACCCTGCATCTGATGTTAGGGTGTGTAGCACGGGggcaaaatttgaaattagtGTGTTGGAAAACGTGGAGTGACATGTAACATGGaacaaaaataaactagaaaggGGGAGCGATTACTTGCAGATAATATGACTTTATTCTATTGTTAACTGTAAAAGAAAAGGCAATT
The Oryza glaberrima chromosome 8, OglaRS2, whole genome shotgun sequence DNA segment above includes these coding regions:
- the LOC127782329 gene encoding protein EMSY-LIKE 3-like isoform X1 — encoded protein: MDYNPVDSSGTDDDLPPTYQNRGVRGSGRVSGNGRDIVSAVPYNRTKPQTDMETQIHQLEQDAYCSVLRAFKAQSDAISWEKEGLITELRKELRVSDKEHRELLNRVNGDDIIQRIREWRETKGGLQADMVNNAQRSHDRMPSPTTSARKRQKTSQSIPSASVPVPSPAVHSQTLTAPMQPLSSATKKVAPPGTKGKKTKPGQKIPGGSAVKTMSSAGPSGRGPIMNKNLSGGLPTEPISVNPLIGRKVMTRWPDDNSFYEAVITDYDPQLDRYALVYDINTADETWEWVDFKEMAPEDIRWEGGDPGIIQQGRGATVHGGKKSSSRNGPMSGPGRGSRGPQKNTSRKEFPPSQNGVGKKSSGCIEILHTETLIKEVERVFSASNPDPLEMEKAKKVLKEHEQSLIDAIARLAEASDGESAEERAQPLQHNRGWRNHHGGNYANDMTIEGHMVGDADAL
- the LOC127782329 gene encoding protein EMSY-LIKE 3-like isoform X2 codes for the protein MDYNPVDSSGTDDDLPPTYQNRGVRGSGRVSGNGRDIVSAVPYNRTKPQTDMETQIHQLEQDAYCSVLRAFKAQSDAISWEKEGLITELRKELRVSDKEHRELLNRVNGDDIIQRIREWRETKGGLQADMVNNAQRSHDRMPSPTTSARKRQKTSQSIPSASVPVPSPAVHSQTLTAPMQPLSSATKKVAPPGTKGKKTKPGQKIPGGSAVKTMSSAGPSGRGPIMNKNLSGGLPTEPISVNPLIGRKVMTRWPDDNSFYEAVITDYDPQLDRYALVYDINTADETWEWVDFKEMAPEDIRWEGGDPGIIQQGRGATVHGGKKSSSRNGPMSGPGRGSRGPQKNTSRKEFPPSQNGVGKKSSGCIEILHTETLIKEVERVFSASNPDPLEMEKAKKVLKEHEQSLIDAIARLAEASDGESEERAQPLQHNRGWRNHHGGNYANDMTIEGHMVGDADAL